Genomic DNA from Desulfobulbaceae bacterium:
CTGGCCCTCAACGTCTTGGAACACGTTGAGTTTCCTGGGCCATTCCTTGCTGCGATCCATAAGTCCCTCGGTAAGGACGGTCGGGCCATCTTTACCCTGCCCGTTCAAGATTATCCCGGGTATGACCTTTTTTTTGCTGAGCATGTTTGGCATTTCACTTCCAGGCATTGCCAGGCGGTTCTGGCGCGACATGGTTTCGCAACGGTTTATGCGGATGTAACTCATCCCATCAATCACGGGATAGGGATTTTCGTCTGTGAAAAGATGCCTTCAGCGGACGCTACCCCATATCCGGATTTGGTCTCGATTATTCGCAATAAGGATATTTGGTTCACTCGTTTCACGGTGACCGATAATTGGCTGGAACTACGTCCTGGCAAGCGGATTGCCCTGTTTGGGGCCAGCGAGGTGGTTACGCTGCTGCTGGCCTTCACTTCCTTGGGGGGGCGGAGTCTTGTGGCTTGTATCGACGAGGATCCATCGCGTCTTGGTAACAGAAAACACGGAATCGAGGTGGTGGCGCCGGAATGGTTGGCTATCGGCAAGGCCGACGCCGTCCTTTTGGCGATCAATCCAAAATATCATGCTACCGTACGAGAAAAACTTGATAAGTATCAGGTGGAAATTTTTTCCTTTGTTGAGCAGGAGTCGTAAAAATGAAAAGCATTCTTATCACGGGTGGGGCCGGGTTCATCGGCTCAAACTTCACTCGATTCTGGTATGATCGGCATCCCGACTACAAGATCAT
This window encodes:
- a CDS encoding methyltransferase produces the protein MSRDVQRICPACGSMDWEELVHIGTGRVMTGDQRIVPGHLHKIMCPCCGVAANARVLSAEELDHLYGDSYILNTHGREEHHFFSMGRLIPRSEVFYEWILPHLPRNFKTLLEIGCGEGNVLARFADAFPGRSFFGLEGSHQACELAKVKGLSVEQGLVSGDRSLPPVDAILALNVLEHVEFPGPFLAAIHKSLGKDGRAIFTLPVQDYPGYDLFFAEHVWHFTSRHCQAVLARHGFATVYADVTHPINHGIGIFVCEKMPSADATPYPDLVSIIRNKDIWFTRFTVTDNWLELRPGKRIALFGASEVVTLLLAFTSLGGRSLVACIDEDPSRLGNRKHGIEVVAPEWLAIGKADAVLLAINPKYHATVREKLDKYQVEIFSFVEQES